One genomic segment of Planctomycetia bacterium includes these proteins:
- a CDS encoding MFS transporter, giving the protein MTTLPRSSPDASDELPLIAMTGAIEESSIGAGPSEEDGREVRNVVALASYDVILRIGWIFKTESVIMPAFLDLLAGPGWIRGCLLVVNRFGQSVPPAFFARRLRKMPQKKLALAAWTFAMGLPFLALAAVWHVVGNGPPAWMAGLFLVLYGIFSCCHGLNQLSYSTLQGKLVPVRLRGRLMALATFSGSAAAIVFAWWLMGDWLQRSDGGFTYIFGFTGLMFAGAAGLALFIREHADDHERRGEVVDHPLRGAWDVLREDANFRKLAVVVMFSVVGTVLFPHYQAMAREELRLTGENLMIWVIVQNAAVGMFGLLLGWVIERRGERLGLRIAVFCNALAPLAALGIASLNVDEGRRWFWVVFIPLGMTPISLKTMVGYTLEIAPEHDHPRYLSTLSLCLAVPFCFSPLVGWCVDLFGYERVFVGGAACIALAGVLTFGLIEPRHARRAPLPDSSTIV; this is encoded by the coding sequence ATGACCACGCTCCCCCGTTCGTCGCCCGACGCTTCCGATGAATTGCCTTTAATCGCCATGACCGGGGCGATTGAGGAGTCGTCGATCGGCGCCGGACCGAGCGAAGAAGACGGACGTGAAGTGCGCAACGTCGTGGCGCTGGCGTCGTACGACGTCATCTTGCGGATCGGTTGGATCTTCAAGACCGAAAGCGTCATCATGCCCGCCTTTCTCGACTTGTTGGCGGGGCCGGGCTGGATTCGCGGCTGCCTGCTCGTCGTCAATCGGTTCGGGCAAAGCGTTCCTCCGGCATTCTTTGCGCGCCGGCTGCGCAAGATGCCGCAGAAGAAGTTGGCGCTGGCTGCGTGGACGTTTGCGATGGGCCTGCCGTTTCTGGCGCTGGCCGCGGTGTGGCATGTCGTCGGCAACGGCCCGCCGGCGTGGATGGCCGGCTTGTTCTTAGTGCTGTATGGAATCTTTTCTTGCTGCCACGGATTGAATCAGCTTTCTTATAGCACGTTGCAAGGGAAGCTCGTGCCTGTGCGATTGCGCGGGCGGCTGATGGCGCTTGCCACGTTCTCGGGCTCCGCCGCGGCGATCGTGTTTGCGTGGTGGCTGATGGGAGACTGGCTGCAACGCTCCGACGGCGGCTTCACCTATATTTTCGGCTTCACCGGATTGATGTTCGCCGGCGCGGCGGGCTTGGCCTTGTTCATTCGCGAACATGCCGACGATCACGAACGCCGAGGCGAAGTCGTCGACCATCCTCTGCGAGGTGCGTGGGATGTCTTGCGTGAGGATGCGAACTTCCGCAAGCTTGCGGTCGTCGTGATGTTTTCGGTCGTCGGCACGGTCTTGTTCCCGCACTATCAGGCCATGGCCCGCGAGGAACTGCGCCTGACGGGAGAGAACTTGATGATCTGGGTTATCGTGCAGAATGCCGCGGTCGGGATGTTCGGCTTGCTGTTGGGTTGGGTGATCGAGCGGCGCGGAGAACGGCTCGGCTTGCGCATCGCAGTGTTTTGCAACGCGCTCGCGCCGCTCGCGGCGCTGGGGATCGCCTCGTTGAACGTTGACGAAGGGCGGCGCTGGTTCTGGGTCGTGTTCATCCCGCTCGGCATGACTCCGATCTCGCTCAAGACTATGGTCGGCTACACGCTCGAGATTGCGCCGGAGCACGATCACCCGCGCTATCTCAGCACGTTGAGTTTGTGCCTTGCTGTGCCGTTTTGTTTTTCGCCCCTCGTGGGCTGGTGCGTCGATCTGTTCGGCTACGAGCGCGTGTTCGTCGGAGGAGCCGCGTGTATTGCACTGGCCGGAGTCTTAACGTTCGGGCTCATCGAGCCGCGCCACGCTCGCCGTGCCCCGTTGCCGGATTCGAGCACGATCGTTTGA
- a CDS encoding sugar phosphate isomerase/epimerase: MAVLSISELTTFRWSFEEDVAQVREAGFRAIGVWRQKLAEYGEAKGIELLRKSGLAVSNLQWCGGFTGSDGRSHRDGLEDAREAIELAAALNAGCLIVYSGARGGHTFNHAKRLLRDALKELLPIARKHKVTLALEPMHPDASAECTFLNDPLDALSLIETFHDPHLKLAFDTYHIGLLPDWQAKLKAVAEHIAVVHLGDGTAPVDREQVRTRLGEGIVPLQEILSALQTAGFDGYYDVELVGMNSEPARYPELLAHSRDAFTRLTTLVQLP; encoded by the coding sequence ATGGCGGTGTTGTCGATAAGCGAGCTGACGACCTTTCGTTGGTCGTTCGAGGAAGACGTGGCGCAGGTGCGCGAGGCGGGATTTCGCGCAATCGGCGTTTGGCGACAAAAACTCGCCGAATACGGCGAAGCGAAAGGGATCGAGCTACTGCGCAAGTCGGGGCTCGCCGTTTCGAACCTGCAATGGTGCGGCGGCTTCACGGGCAGCGACGGCCGGTCGCATCGCGATGGCCTGGAAGATGCCCGCGAAGCGATCGAGCTCGCCGCGGCGTTGAACGCCGGCTGCCTGATCGTCTACAGCGGCGCACGAGGCGGTCATACCTTTAATCATGCCAAGCGGTTGCTGCGCGACGCGCTCAAGGAGCTCTTGCCGATCGCACGAAAGCACAAAGTAACGCTGGCATTGGAGCCGATGCATCCGGATGCGTCGGCGGAATGCACGTTTCTCAACGACCCGCTCGATGCCTTATCGTTGATCGAAACGTTTCACGATCCGCATTTGAAGCTCGCTTTCGATACTTACCACATCGGCTTGCTGCCGGACTGGCAAGCGAAGTTGAAGGCGGTAGCCGAGCATATCGCGGTCGTGCATCTCGGCGACGGCACGGCCCCGGTCGATCGAGAACAAGTGCGCACGCGGCTTGGCGAAGGGATCGTGCCGTTGCAGGAAATTCTCTCGGCATTGCAAACCGCCGGCTTCGACGGTTATTACGACGTCGAACTCGTGGGGATGAACTCGGAACCGGCGCGCTATCCGGAACTGCTCGCGCATTCGCGCGATGCGTTCACGCGCCTGACGACGCTCGTGCAACTACCTTAA
- a CDS encoding fused MFS/spermidine synthase, with protein sequence MFRFAVTIFLSAFLLFQVQPLIGKYILPWFGGSPGVWTTCMLMFQMLLLAGYGYAHFATTRMKPRTQGIVHLILLLASLVMLPIVPDDSWKPSGEESPSWRILLLLVNTIGIPYFLLSTTGPLLQSWFAREYPNRSPFRLYALSNFGSLLALLSYPLLVEPSLKLGTQAAVWSMLYSAFTLVCGWNAVKLIRFSKTEAPLSSSAATTLVRAQAGAPAAVSSGTKLLWILLACTASVMLLATTNQICQQVAVTPFLWIVPLAIYLISFILTFDAPRWYRRDVFGPLLALSTCAAWYVVDNSPMFRHDTQLVVYGLALFAVCMTCHGELVRAKPHPSHLTLFYLLISVGGALGGLLTALVAPRLFSGYVEYQLGLAAACVLLLVCLERDARSPLYRLKPFWVWCSLGCACMALCAALGKQAFAADATEITAARNFYGVLKIVNRESDAVGPQVAMVHGRIVHGVQFTNEALRRMPTSYYGPDSGFAVAASLHPRRASAEADRRNLRIGVVGLGAGVISAYGQAGDSIRYYEINPDVIRMAQQYFSFLRDSRASNEIVLGDARVCLERELISGSQKFDILVIDAFSGDAVPMHLLTRECFRTYDAHLAEGGMIVMNISNDNVDLAPVVRAHAAELQLQIRSLGSAEDRSKSMQRSDWLILTRNTQFLNDPQATAHFRPIPSKLDPILWTDDFGSLRQVLLH encoded by the coding sequence ATGTTCCGTTTCGCCGTCACGATTTTCCTCAGTGCGTTCCTGCTCTTCCAAGTGCAACCGCTGATCGGCAAATACATCTTGCCTTGGTTCGGCGGTAGTCCCGGCGTGTGGACGACCTGTATGTTGATGTTCCAAATGCTGTTGCTCGCCGGCTACGGCTACGCGCATTTCGCCACCACGCGCATGAAGCCCCGCACGCAAGGGATCGTGCATCTCATCTTGCTCTTAGCGTCGCTCGTCATGCTGCCGATCGTGCCGGACGACTCGTGGAAGCCGAGCGGCGAAGAGTCGCCGTCGTGGCGTATTCTGCTGCTGCTCGTCAACACGATCGGCATTCCTTACTTTTTGCTCTCGACGACCGGCCCGCTGTTGCAAAGCTGGTTCGCACGCGAATATCCGAACCGCTCGCCGTTCCGCCTGTATGCACTGTCGAACTTCGGCTCGCTGTTGGCGCTGCTCAGCTACCCGCTGCTGGTCGAACCCTCGTTGAAGCTCGGCACGCAAGCCGCGGTGTGGTCGATGCTCTACTCGGCCTTCACGCTCGTCTGCGGCTGGAACGCCGTGAAGCTGATCCGCTTCTCGAAAACCGAAGCACCGCTATCCAGCAGCGCCGCTACTACGCTCGTGCGTGCGCAAGCCGGTGCGCCGGCGGCGGTCTCCAGCGGCACGAAGCTGCTCTGGATTCTGCTCGCTTGCACCGCTTCCGTCATGCTGCTCGCGACGACGAATCAAATCTGCCAGCAAGTCGCGGTCACGCCGTTTCTTTGGATCGTGCCGCTGGCGATCTATTTGATCTCGTTCATTCTCACATTCGATGCGCCGCGCTGGTATCGCCGCGATGTCTTCGGGCCGTTGTTGGCTCTGTCGACCTGTGCGGCTTGGTACGTCGTCGACAACAGCCCGATGTTTCGACACGACACGCAACTCGTCGTCTACGGCCTCGCGCTGTTCGCCGTCTGCATGACCTGCCACGGCGAGCTCGTCCGGGCGAAACCGCATCCTTCGCATCTGACGTTGTTTTATCTGCTCATCTCCGTCGGCGGTGCGCTCGGGGGGTTGCTCACCGCGCTCGTCGCTCCGCGCCTCTTCAGCGGCTACGTCGAATACCAACTCGGGCTCGCCGCGGCTTGCGTGCTGCTGCTCGTATGCCTGGAGCGCGATGCACGCTCTCCGCTGTATCGATTGAAGCCGTTTTGGGTCTGGTGCAGCCTGGGCTGCGCTTGCATGGCTCTTTGCGCTGCGCTCGGCAAACAAGCGTTCGCCGCCGATGCGACCGAGATCACCGCGGCTCGCAACTTCTACGGCGTGCTGAAGATCGTCAATCGCGAAAGCGATGCCGTGGGCCCGCAAGTCGCAATGGTTCACGGCCGGATCGTCCACGGCGTGCAGTTCACGAACGAAGCCTTGCGCCGCATGCCGACCTCGTACTATGGGCCCGACAGCGGCTTCGCCGTCGCCGCGAGCTTGCATCCTCGCCGCGCATCAGCCGAAGCCGACCGACGCAACCTGCGCATCGGCGTCGTCGGGCTCGGGGCGGGCGTCATCTCCGCCTATGGACAGGCCGGCGATTCGATCCGCTACTACGAGATCAATCCCGATGTGATTCGCATGGCTCAGCAATACTTCTCGTTCCTGCGCGACAGCCGCGCGTCGAACGAGATCGTGCTCGGCGATGCGCGCGTCTGCTTAGAGCGCGAACTGATCTCGGGCTCGCAGAAGTTCGATATTCTCGTGATCGATGCCTTCAGCGGCGATGCCGTGCCGATGCACTTATTGACTCGCGAGTGCTTCCGCACCTACGACGCGCATCTTGCCGAAGGAGGCATGATCGTGATGAACATCTCGAACGACAACGTCGATCTGGCGCCGGTCGTGCGAGCGCATGCCGCGGAGTTGCAGTTGCAGATTCGCTCGTTAGGAAGCGCCGAAGATCGGAGCAAATCCATGCAACGCTCCGATTGGCTCATCTTGACGCGCAACACGCAGTTCTTAAACGACCCGCAAGCGACGGCCCACTTCCGGCCGATCCCTTCGAAGCTCGACCCGATTCTCTGGACCGATGACTTCGGCAGCTTGCGGCAAGTGTTGCTGCATTAA
- a CDS encoding prepilin peptidase: MFDFHEIFSAVVRHWPIWVVTTTLVVAAVIDGIQLKVPNWITFPMIIAGWVYSFAYFGWAGFGWSMLGTVVGLALLMPAYAIGGMGAGDVKLLAGIGAWIWTMDTLYAFCWTAVFGGVIAVLMVWYRKAWEKHSTQFFAIINEVVAIKDPEQLATIAAERKPRMLLLPYGIPMAIGTIFYFAMSGMLI; the protein is encoded by the coding sequence ATGTTCGATTTTCATGAAATCTTCTCCGCCGTCGTACGACACTGGCCCATCTGGGTTGTGACGACGACGCTCGTCGTCGCGGCCGTCATCGACGGCATCCAGTTGAAGGTGCCGAATTGGATCACCTTCCCGATGATCATCGCCGGTTGGGTCTACAGCTTCGCCTACTTCGGCTGGGCCGGGTTCGGCTGGAGCATGCTCGGCACCGTGGTCGGGTTGGCTCTGTTGATGCCGGCGTATGCCATCGGTGGCATGGGTGCCGGCGATGTGAAGCTCTTGGCCGGCATCGGGGCCTGGATCTGGACGATGGACACGCTCTATGCGTTTTGCTGGACCGCGGTGTTCGGCGGCGTCATCGCCGTGCTCATGGTCTGGTATCGCAAAGCTTGGGAAAAGCACAGCACGCAGTTCTTCGCGATCATCAACGAAGTCGTAGCGATTAAGGATCCGGAACAACTCGCGACGATCGCCGCCGAACGGAAGCCGCGCATGCTGCTGCTGCCGTACGGAATTCCGATGGCGATCGGCACGATCTTCTACTTCGCAATGTCGGGAATGTTGATATGA
- a CDS encoding pilus assembly protein yields MSLVTPNSTSTLAALAGARGTWQLEKFSQTSAGKLEKLYRLCRKQRRGAAVVEFAVVAPIFIMLVFGMIEYGRMVMVQQLIVNAAREGARVGVLDGATTSNVTSTVNSYLTNASISGATVTVSPSPPSSAGYGAPVTVTVSIPFNQVSWYPSPMYLGGKTLTTTTVMRRETVQ; encoded by the coding sequence ATGAGCCTAGTCACCCCCAATTCGACGAGTACGCTAGCGGCCCTCGCCGGCGCTAGAGGCACCTGGCAACTCGAAAAGTTTTCCCAAACCTCCGCTGGGAAGTTGGAGAAACTTTACCGGTTGTGCCGAAAACAGAGACGGGGTGCTGCCGTCGTCGAGTTCGCAGTGGTGGCGCCGATTTTCATCATGCTGGTGTTCGGCATGATCGAATATGGCCGGATGGTAATGGTTCAGCAGCTGATCGTGAATGCGGCAAGAGAAGGGGCGAGGGTCGGAGTTCTCGACGGCGCCACGACTTCCAACGTCACGTCGACCGTGAATTCCTACCTGACGAATGCTTCGATTTCAGGCGCGACTGTGACGGTTAGTCCTAGTCCGCCTAGTTCTGCCGGATATGGCGCACCCGTGACTGTTACCGTCTCAATTCCTTTCAATCAAGTCAGTTGGTATCCGTCGCCAATGTACTTAGGCGGGAAGACATTAACGACAACAACCGTTATGCGTCGGGAGACAGTTCAATAG
- the cpaB gene encoding Flp pilus assembly protein CpaB, whose protein sequence is MRPKSLMLLAMALGCGLIAAIGINQIMARPSNEVETTSIVVAKREILKGDLIKPDDIRLQEWRKDAMPEGAIEKIEDLQDKRVRSSIIPGEPLLMGKLLDDKGGNIEIPAGMKAVTVKVDNVSGLGGLVKPGDNVDVLVHVVADQQRGIMATTTKRFLENVKVLAVDDVTERPTAGEPSIAAKTVSLLVSPKDAMRTTLASEIGTIRLLMRSAKDQGDSGEQGVGDGGVGIADVLGGQSGSGTAAAAGAGGSALPPGITPLPPVAEGDGVGEALNKGFTSLGDLLKEMQNARVNGPPPEKKTWKVLLIEGPEAKEVEFSAGSRIARTVGGLESAPPAAAPAAPIPAAPPVSLGLPPEDPIDRQPDVVN, encoded by the coding sequence ATGCGTCCAAAATCCTTAATGCTGTTAGCCATGGCGCTCGGTTGCGGCCTGATTGCCGCGATCGGCATCAACCAAATCATGGCGCGCCCCTCGAACGAAGTCGAAACGACTTCGATCGTCGTGGCGAAGCGCGAAATCCTGAAGGGCGACCTGATCAAGCCGGACGACATTCGGCTGCAGGAATGGCGCAAAGACGCAATGCCCGAAGGGGCGATCGAGAAGATCGAAGACCTGCAAGACAAACGCGTCCGCTCGTCGATCATTCCGGGCGAGCCCTTGCTCATGGGCAAGCTGCTCGACGACAAAGGGGGGAACATCGAAATTCCCGCCGGCATGAAAGCCGTCACGGTCAAGGTCGACAACGTCAGCGGATTAGGCGGACTCGTTAAGCCGGGCGACAACGTCGATGTGCTGGTGCATGTCGTCGCCGATCAGCAACGCGGCATCATGGCGACCACGACCAAACGCTTCTTGGAAAACGTCAAGGTCTTAGCCGTCGACGACGTTACCGAACGCCCGACTGCCGGCGAACCGTCGATCGCCGCGAAAACGGTTTCGTTGCTCGTCAGCCCGAAGGATGCGATGCGTACGACGCTGGCCTCGGAAATCGGGACCATCCGGTTGTTGATGCGGAGCGCGAAAGATCAAGGAGATTCGGGCGAACAAGGAGTCGGCGACGGTGGCGTAGGCATCGCCGATGTACTGGGTGGTCAGTCGGGCTCCGGCACGGCTGCCGCTGCCGGTGCGGGCGGCTCGGCCCTACCGCCGGGAATCACTCCGCTGCCGCCGGTAGCGGAAGGGGACGGAGTCGGCGAGGCGCTGAACAAGGGTTTCACCTCGCTCGGCGACTTGCTCAAGGAAATGCAAAACGCGCGCGTCAACGGCCCGCCGCCGGAAAAGAAGACTTGGAAAGTGTTGTTGATCGAAGGACCGGAAGCGAAGGAAGTGGAATTCAGCGCAGGCTCGCGGATCGCGCGCACGGTCGGTGGTTTGGAAAGTGCGCCACCGGCCGCAGCCCCGGCGGCTCCGATTCCGGCCGCACCGCCGGTGAGCCTCGGCTTGCCGCCGGAAGACCCGATCGACCGCCAGCCGGATGTCGTGAACTGA
- a CDS encoding pilus assembly protein N-terminal domain-containing protein, translating into MISLDTRYATTLPALLRRAALGLSAWALALGVTHAQQPAAPPAEAPRSSITIATPSKPFSQLDLPPVTHQVSEAVDRIQMIVNTSRILSQESKIPQAQVNNPEIVGLTALSPNQVQIYGRRPGVTQVNIWDEKGSIRTIDVMVHGDAQELARLLHDTFPKAALRIRPISTGVIISGYVDDPNQQSRIVEISQNYYPNVINYITVGGVQQVLLQVRIMEVSRTKLRNLGVDLAAVMQSGSAFGSGAAGILTTTALSASNTIATSGRQTIPIRISSGGDNFYAFVEALKQNNLAKVLADPNLVTESGRPAFMNAGGEFPILVPQSLGTISVEYRRFGTQIDFVPIVMGSNIINLQVRPRISEIDDTRSVTINGQQVPGLTVREADTAVTLRAGQTLAIAGLVQTRTNSSTRGIPVLMDTPVIGSFFRRTSDQINEVELLIMVTPQIVEGIDPQQICDIGGGPGSQTTNPDDRQLFNRGNIEVLPDPCFRPPHFQREFAISPNGVSDVTIPPPGPPTGGEPLQAPIQDLTPPKPISTEDGTRPNGALIRPLPQNPPNPAFDDQNAAAQNRTQGFFVSAPRNNVDPMGTVVVRGNSAAPQNTPNPQGNSPTPQTLPPVQPENPSEMGLIGPIGYDVAK; encoded by the coding sequence ATGATCTCTCTCGACACTCGCTATGCGACGACTTTGCCGGCGCTTCTGCGCCGCGCCGCGCTCGGCCTCTCGGCTTGGGCCCTCGCTCTGGGCGTAACACACGCACAGCAACCGGCGGCTCCTCCGGCCGAAGCCCCGCGCTCGTCGATCACGATCGCGACCCCTTCGAAGCCGTTTTCGCAATTGGATCTTCCGCCGGTCACGCACCAGGTTTCGGAAGCGGTCGATCGCATCCAGATGATCGTGAACACGAGCCGCATCCTCTCGCAAGAGTCGAAGATCCCGCAGGCGCAGGTCAACAATCCGGAGATCGTCGGACTCACGGCCTTGTCGCCGAACCAAGTGCAGATCTACGGTCGCCGGCCGGGCGTGACGCAAGTCAACATTTGGGATGAAAAAGGAAGCATTCGCACGATCGACGTCATGGTCCACGGCGATGCACAAGAGCTCGCCCGGCTGTTGCACGACACATTCCCCAAGGCCGCGCTACGCATCCGGCCGATCTCGACCGGCGTGATCATCTCGGGCTACGTCGACGATCCGAACCAACAGAGCCGCATCGTCGAAATCTCGCAGAACTATTATCCGAACGTCATCAACTACATCACCGTCGGCGGCGTGCAGCAAGTGTTGCTGCAAGTCCGGATCATGGAAGTGTCGCGAACGAAGCTGCGCAACCTCGGCGTCGACTTAGCCGCGGTGATGCAAAGCGGCAGCGCGTTCGGTTCCGGGGCGGCGGGCATTCTCACGACGACGGCGCTGTCGGCGTCGAACACCATCGCGACTTCCGGGCGGCAGACGATTCCGATCCGCATCTCGAGCGGCGGCGACAACTTCTATGCGTTCGTCGAAGCGCTCAAGCAAAACAACCTCGCTAAGGTGCTCGCCGATCCGAACTTGGTGACCGAAAGCGGCCGGCCGGCGTTTATGAACGCGGGTGGTGAGTTTCCGATCTTGGTGCCGCAAAGTCTCGGTACGATCTCGGTCGAGTATCGTCGTTTCGGTACGCAGATCGACTTCGTGCCGATCGTGATGGGGAGCAACATCATCAACCTGCAAGTTCGCCCGCGCATCAGCGAAATCGACGATACGCGCAGCGTGACGATCAACGGTCAGCAAGTTCCCGGCCTCACGGTGCGCGAGGCCGACACGGCCGTCACGCTTCGCGCCGGGCAGACCCTTGCGATCGCCGGTTTGGTGCAGACGCGCACCAACTCGTCGACGCGCGGTATTCCCGTCTTGATGGATACGCCGGTCATCGGTTCGTTCTTCCGCCGTACCAGCGATCAGATCAATGAAGTCGAGTTGTTGATCATGGTCACGCCGCAGATCGTCGAGGGGATCGATCCGCAGCAGATCTGCGACATCGGCGGCGGGCCGGGAAGCCAAACGACGAACCCTGACGATCGTCAGCTCTTCAATCGCGGCAACATCGAAGTCTTGCCCGATCCTTGCTTCCGTCCGCCGCACTTCCAACGTGAGTTCGCGATCTCGCCGAACGGTGTGAGCGACGTGACCATTCCGCCGCCGGGCCCACCGACGGGTGGCGAGCCGCTCCAAGCGCCGATCCAAGACCTAACGCCGCCGAAGCCGATCTCGACTGAAGACGGCACAAGGCCGAACGGTGCGTTGATCCGTCCGCTCCCGCAAAATCCTCCCAACCCGGCTTTCGACGATCAAAACGCGGCGGCGCAGAACCGCACGCAAGGGTTCTTCGTCTCCGCGCCTCGCAACAACGTCGATCCGATGGGCACGGTCGTGGTGCGGGGAAATTCGGCGGCGCCGCAAAACACCCCGAACCCACAAGGGAATTCCCCGACACCGCAGACGTTGCCCCCCGTACAACCGGAAAATCCGTCAGAGATGGGACTAATCGGCCCAATTGGGTATGACGTGGCGAAATAA
- a CDS encoding response regulator encodes MSNVLRLAIVDPVDTTRNALKTMLLGMDTVWLEAECSRYEFFADVISQTHPDIGIVVLDNNTNKGLDLVEKLGQASPDCAILVISASTEGSVILQAMRAGAKEFLTQPVKLQDILDALGRISEKKFGKGENKARGSTVIAVAGATGGVGTTSIAVNLGCALAKDPKKTAALIDLDLCLGDADVFLDAIPDFTLVDVAQNVSRLDFSLLKRSLTKHSSGLYLLPRPVQMEDMALITPDDLQRVIGLMKATFSHLVLDLSKGYTANDMVALHMANHILLVTQLDLPCLRNVVRLLTSLKENKELSDKVKIVVNRAGLDTGAITLKKAQETIGREIFWQVPNDYRTMIEVRNNGVPLVEQAPKANVTMSIVSLAEALSGEKKEETVAEVVADPKAAKSGIFGMFKAKAK; translated from the coding sequence ATGAGCAACGTCTTACGACTGGCGATTGTCGATCCCGTCGACACGACGCGTAACGCGCTCAAGACCATGCTCTTGGGCATGGATACCGTGTGGCTCGAGGCGGAATGCTCGCGCTACGAATTCTTCGCCGACGTCATTTCGCAGACGCATCCCGACATCGGGATCGTCGTGCTCGACAACAATACGAACAAAGGCCTCGACCTCGTCGAGAAGCTCGGCCAGGCCTCGCCCGATTGTGCGATCTTGGTCATCAGCGCTTCCACCGAAGGCTCGGTGATCTTGCAGGCGATGCGTGCCGGAGCGAAAGAATTTCTCACGCAGCCCGTGAAGCTGCAAGACATTCTCGACGCGCTCGGCCGAATCAGCGAGAAGAAGTTCGGCAAGGGTGAGAACAAGGCCCGCGGCAGCACCGTGATCGCCGTGGCCGGAGCGACCGGCGGCGTCGGCACGACGAGCATCGCGGTGAACCTCGGTTGTGCGCTGGCGAAAGATCCTAAGAAAACCGCGGCACTTATCGATCTCGATCTTTGCCTCGGCGACGCGGACGTGTTTCTCGACGCGATTCCCGATTTCACGTTGGTCGACGTCGCGCAGAACGTTTCGCGGCTCGACTTCTCGTTGCTCAAGCGCTCGTTGACGAAGCACTCGTCGGGCCTTTATCTGTTGCCCCGGCCGGTGCAGATGGAAGACATGGCGCTGATCACGCCTGACGACCTTCAGCGCGTGATCGGCCTGATGAAGGCGACCTTCTCGCACTTAGTGCTCGACCTCTCGAAGGGCTACACCGCCAACGATATGGTCGCCTTGCACATGGCGAACCATATTCTGCTGGTGACGCAGCTCGATCTCCCTTGCTTGCGCAACGTCGTCCGGTTGTTGACGTCGCTCAAGGAAAACAAAGAGCTGTCGGACAAGGTCAAGATCGTCGTCAATCGGGCCGGGTTGGATACGGGAGCGATCACGCTCAAGAAAGCTCAGGAAACGATCGGTCGCGAAATCTTCTGGCAAGTGCCGAACGATTATCGCACGATGATCGAAGTGCGCAACAACGGCGTGCCGCTCGTGGAGCAAGCCCCGAAAGCGAACGTGACGATGTCGATCGTCAGCCTGGCCGAAGCACTTTCCGGCGAGAAAAAAGAAGAAACGGTCGCCGAAGTGGTGGCCGATCCGAAGGCCGCGAAGAGCGGGATCTTCGGCATGTTCAAAGCGAAGGCTAAGTAA